The segment GGTATATTGCAGTCAAGGGGCCACGAGAGCACAGGGGTGGCTTATACTAATGGGGTTAGGATGTGGGCAGAAAAAGGGATGGGCGAGGTTAGTGGGTTTTTTACAAGATTTCTTTTAAGAAAGATCGAGATAGATAGCCCAAAAGCGATTATTGGTCATAATCGTTATTCAACAGAAGGGGGGAGCAGTTTATTAAATGCTCATCCTTTTTGGCTACACATTAGTAGCGGAAAAGTTGCTTTGGCGATTAATGGCAATACCCCCAATTTGGCGGCTAAAAAGCAGCTGATGGAAAAAAACGGAAGTATCTTCGAAAGTGGTAGCGATACGGAGTATATTTTGAAATATATATTCGAGGCGTCCAACAGGCGCTTGCATCGTTTGCTTGATGGCATAAAATATTTTATGCGGCATATTAATGCCACTTATTCGGCGAGTCTATTAATAAGGGATAAACTTTTTTTGTTTCGTGATCCTTTTAGTAATAGGCCAATACATTATGGCTGGATAGGGCAAGACACCCTTGTTTATGCTTCAGAAAATTGTGCTTTGGAGAAAATAGGGGCAAAGCGGATAAAAGAGCTGGAGCCGGGAACAATACTTGAAGTTGACATGGAATGCAATTTGATTTTGCATCGAGTTTTTTCAAAAAAACATTGCAATCAACGTTGCCAGCAATGTGTTTTTGAATTAATTTACTTTGGTCGGCCGGACAGCAAAATTTTTGGGGTACAAGTGGCTTTGTTCCGCAAGGC is part of the Candidatus Kuenenbacteria bacterium genome and harbors:
- a CDS encoding amidophosphoribosyltransferase; translated protein: MCTIAGAVARKPKKNLISLVVKMLGILQSRGHESTGVAYTNGVRMWAEKGMGEVSGFFTRFLLRKIEIDSPKAIIGHNRYSTEGGSSLLNAHPFWLHISSGKVALAINGNTPNLAAKKQLMEKNGSIFESGSDTEYILKYIFEASNRRLHRLLDGIKYFMRHINATYSASLLIRDKLFLFRDPFSNRPIHYGWIGQDTLVYASENCALEKIGAKRIKELEPGTILEVDMECNLILHRVFSKKHCNQRCQQCVFELIYFGRPDSKIFGVQVALFRKAIGRMLFEECRVHPEVIDGVPDSGVEGAIGYAHASGIKQDRLILRDAKIPRTFITPGQKNRSLAARIKYTIVKAVVRLYSLIMVVDDSLVRSTTMKELIKMIRKAGRKILRIIVGIVSPKIKFPCYYGIDMPTKGELIAASKSVDQIREEIDADELYYLSLDGLKQVLIDFGADPKNFCFACFDGNYKIPLN